In the genome of Bacteroidales bacterium, the window TATGATCAGATTGATGCATAATAAAATCAATAAATGAATTTTAAACAGTCTCTTAGTCTAAAATTATTAGTCGAATTCATGCATGTTTTAATCTAAAATGAGAATAAAAATTATTTCGCTATTGCACCATCCCCTTTTAACAGGGCTTTATATTTTAGGGAAGGAGAAGAAATAAATTCGCCAACACCGAGCGATTTCCATTTCTTATCAATATTTTCAATGGTAGCTGCGTCCATCACATTTACATTTGGCCATAAACGTTTGTATGTGCCGTCATCAGGCATTTTACGCGTACCGTCAATAATCAGTTTTTTATTATTTGTTTCAATTATATAACAATCACGAACCGCATCAATATTGTTTAATACACTCCACACTACATCATCGTAATGGGTTATATCAAGGCCGTTTTCACAAAAGATAATTATGGAAATATTTTCCATTTCTTTTTCGCCTGCTATCTGAGAAGCAATTTCTTTTAAATTATTTTTTTCAATGGAAATAATAATTACAGGAATTTCGTCTTTCAGCAGTTCGCTGTTAATCGCTTTAATATCGCTGTATTTGTTGAGCAAAATATTTGTATCGGGTGAAGAAATATTTTGTACTGAACTATTTCTTTTGTTCGTAGCATCGATTCCAATTTTACCGCCATATGCGAATTCCGAACTTGCGTGATCGAGAACATCCATTGGGCCGCGACTGAAAATAATATCATCGGGTATTGAAATATTTTTAAAAATATTTTTTATCAACGAAGAATAATCATGAATATCCAAATCTTCATCAACCACGATCATCATTTTATTGAACATCATCTGTCCCGCTCCCCACAAACTGTTCATTACTTTTGCCGCATGACCGGGGTATTCTTTTTTAATTTTTACGATTGCCAGATTATGAAACACACCTTCGGGAGGCATGGTCATATCAAGTATTTCAGGAAGCATCACCATACGGATAGGCATAAGGAAAATCCGTTCTGTCGCTTTACCAATATAAGCATCTTCCTGTGGTGGAATGCCTACAATTGTAGAAGGATATACTGCATCTTTCCTGTGCGTGATGCATGTTACATGAAATCTTGGATACCAGTCGGGCAACGAATAATAACCAGTGTGGTCGCCAAATGGCCCTTCCCAGATCATTTCTTCCGATGGGTCAACATAACCTTCAATAATAAAATCAGCATCGGCAGGCACTTCAATATTTTGTGTGATACATTTTACCAGTTCCACTTTTTTCTTTCGCAGAAAACCGGCAAGTAAATATTCATCTATGTTATCGGGCAACGGAGCAGTTGCAGCATACGTATAAACCGGGTCGCCACCAAGAGCAACTGCCACAGGCATTTTCAGTCCTAACTTTTTATATTCGCGATAATGCCTTGCTGAATTTTTATGAATATGCCAATGCATTCCCGTTAAATCTTTTTCAAAAATCTGCATACGGTACATTCCCAAATTCCTTGTCCCTGTTACCGGATCGACAGTATGCACCAATGGAAGTGTAATAAATTTTCCTCCATCATAAGGCCAGCATTTTAATATGGGAAGTTTTTTCAAATCGGGTTCTTTCATTACCACTTCCTGGCAAGCCGCTTTTTTATTTATCACTTTCGGCATCCATGAAGCCACTTCATTCAATGTTGGCAATAGTTTTAATTTATCGAACAAACTTTCTTTTGGCGAAACCAATTGCTTGAACAATTTTTCCATATCCGCACCAACATCATCAATATCGTT includes:
- a CDS encoding menaquinone biosynthesis decarboxylase, with amino-acid sequence MYKNLQEFIVALEKAGELIRVKEFVSPDLEIAEVTDRISKAGGKALLFENTGTHFPVLINSMGSMKRICMALGVNDIDDVGADMEKLFKQLVSPKESLFDKLKLLPTLNEVASWMPKVINKKAACQEVVMKEPDLKKLPILKCWPYDGGKFITLPLVHTVDPVTGTRNLGMYRMQIFEKDLTGMHWHIHKNSARHYREYKKLGLKMPVAVALGGDPVYTYAATAPLPDNIDEYLLAGFLRKKKVELVKCITQNIEVPADADFIIEGYVDPSEEMIWEGPFGDHTGYYSLPDWYPRFHVTCITHRKDAVYPSTIVGIPPQEDAYIGKATERIFLMPIRMVMLPEILDMTMPPEGVFHNLAIVKIKKEYPGHAAKVMNSLWGAGQMMFNKMMIVVDEDLDIHDYSSLIKNIFKNISIPDDIIFSRGPMDVLDHASSEFAYGGKIGIDATNKRNSSVQNISSPDTNILLNKYSDIKAINSELLKDEIPVIIISIEKNNLKEIASQIAGEKEMENISIIIFCENGLDITHYDDVVWSVLNNIDAVRDCYIIETNNKKLIIDGTRKMPDDGTYKRLWPNVNVMDAATIENIDKKWKSLGVGEFISSPSLKYKALLKGDGAIAK